One part of the Arabidopsis thaliana chromosome 1 sequence genome encodes these proteins:
- the SCAMP2 gene encoding Secretory carrier membrane protein (SCAMP) family protein has protein sequence MGGRYDRNTFDEQDEVNPFANPGSVPAASNSRLSPLPPEPAGFGYGRTVDIPLDRPGSGAQDLKKKEKELQAKEADLRRREQDLKRKQDAAARAGIVIEAKNWPTFFPLIHHDIANEILVRLQRLQYIAFATYLGLVLALFWNIIAVTTAWIKGEGVTIWLLAVIYFISGVPGGYVLWYRPLYRAFRSDSAFNFGWFFLFYMLHILFCLFAAVAPPIVFKGKSLAGILPAIDVLSAQALVGIFYFIGFGLFCLESVQVYMYFRGSGKADDMRRDAARGAMRAAI, from the exons ATGGGTGGTCGTTACGATCGGAACACATTCGACGAACAAGACGAAGTCAATCCTTTTGCT AATCCTGGGAGTGTTCCTGCTGCTTCGAATTCCAGACTATCGCCTTTGCCTCCCGAACCTGCTGGTTTTGGTTATGGTCGTACTGTTGACATTCCTCTTGACAGACCAGGGTCTGGTGCACAG gatttgaaaaagaaagagaaggagctCCAAGCCAAAGAAGCTGACCTAAGACGACGAGAGCAA GATCTTAAACGAAAACAGGATGCTGCTGCCCGAG CCGGAATTGTTATCGAGGCAAAAAACTGGCCTACCTTCTTCCCCCTTATCCACCATGACATTGCAAATGAAATTCTGGTTCGTCTCCAAAGGCTACAGTATATTGCATTTGCAACATATTTGG GGTTGGTTCTCGCACTTTTCTGGAATATCATCGCCGTTACTACCGCTTGGATCAAAGGAGAAG GAGTAACAATTTGGCTTCTCGCCGTTATTTACTTCATATCGGGTGTTCCAGGAGGCTATGTGTTATGGTATCGGCCTCTCTACCGTGCCTTCAG AAGTGATAGTGCATTCAACTTTGGATGGTTTTTCTTGTTCTACATG CTCCACATACTTTTCTGCCTCTTTGCTGCAGTTGCTCCTCCTATTGTCTTCAAAGGAAAATCACTTGC GGGCATATTACCTGCAATAGATGTGTTGAGCGCTCAGGCATTGGTCGGG ATCTTCTACTTCATTGGGTTTGGGTTATTCTGTCTTGAATCAGTG CAAGTATACATGTACTTCAGAGGAAGCGGAAAAGCGGATGATATGAGACGGGATGCTGCAAGAGGAGCCATGAGAGCTGCCATATGA
- the SCAMP2 gene encoding Secretory carrier membrane protein (SCAMP) family protein (Secretory carrier membrane protein (SCAMP) family protein; FUNCTIONS IN: transmembrane transporter activity; INVOLVED IN: protein transport; LOCATED IN: integral to membrane; CONTAINS InterPro DOMAIN/s: SCAMP (InterPro:IPR007273); BEST Arabidopsis thaliana protein match is: secretory carrier 3 (TAIR:AT1G61250.1).): MGGRYDRNTFDEQDEVNPFANPGSVPAASNSRLSPLPPEPAGFGYGRTVDIPLDRPGSGAQNNSCLNVTLLGIQDLKKKEKELQAKEADLRRREQDLKRKQDAAARAGIVIEAKNWPTFFPLIHHDIANEILVRLQRLQYIAFATYLGLVLALFWNIIAVTTAWIKGEGVTIWLLAVIYFISGVPGGYVLWYRPLYRAFRSDSAFNFGWFFLFYMLHILFCLFAAVAPPIVFKGKSLAGILPAIDVLSAQALVGIFYFIGFGLFCLESVQVYMYFRGSGKADDMRRDAARGAMRAAI, from the exons ATGGGTGGTCGTTACGATCGGAACACATTCGACGAACAAGACGAAGTCAATCCTTTTGCT AATCCTGGGAGTGTTCCTGCTGCTTCGAATTCCAGACTATCGCCTTTGCCTCCCGAACCTGCTGGTTTTGGTTATGGTCGTACTGTTGACATTCCTCTTGACAGACCAGGGTCTGGTGCACAG AATAATTCTTGTTTGAATGTTACATTGTTGGGAATACAggatttgaaaaagaaagagaaggagctCCAAGCCAAAGAAGCTGACCTAAGACGACGAGAGCAA GATCTTAAACGAAAACAGGATGCTGCTGCCCGAG CCGGAATTGTTATCGAGGCAAAAAACTGGCCTACCTTCTTCCCCCTTATCCACCATGACATTGCAAATGAAATTCTGGTTCGTCTCCAAAGGCTACAGTATATTGCATTTGCAACATATTTGG GGTTGGTTCTCGCACTTTTCTGGAATATCATCGCCGTTACTACCGCTTGGATCAAAGGAGAAG GAGTAACAATTTGGCTTCTCGCCGTTATTTACTTCATATCGGGTGTTCCAGGAGGCTATGTGTTATGGTATCGGCCTCTCTACCGTGCCTTCAG AAGTGATAGTGCATTCAACTTTGGATGGTTTTTCTTGTTCTACATG CTCCACATACTTTTCTGCCTCTTTGCTGCAGTTGCTCCTCCTATTGTCTTCAAAGGAAAATCACTTGC GGGCATATTACCTGCAATAGATGTGTTGAGCGCTCAGGCATTGGTCGGG ATCTTCTACTTCATTGGGTTTGGGTTATTCTGTCTTGAATCAGTG CAAGTATACATGTACTTCAGAGGAAGCGGAAAAGCGGATGATATGAGACGGGATGCTGCAAGAGGAGCCATGAGAGCTGCCATATGA
- the SCAMP2 gene encoding Secretory carrier membrane protein (SCAMP) family protein (Secretory carrier membrane protein (SCAMP) family protein; FUNCTIONS IN: transmembrane transporter activity; INVOLVED IN: protein transport; LOCATED IN: integral to membrane; CONTAINS InterPro DOMAIN/s: SCAMP (InterPro:IPR007273); BEST Arabidopsis thaliana protein match is: secretory carrier 3 (TAIR:AT1G61250.1); Has 667 Blast hits to 665 proteins in 105 species: Archae - 0; Bacteria - 0; Metazoa - 372; Fungi - 14; Plants - 226; Viruses - 0; Other Eukaryotes - 55 (source: NCBI BLink).) — protein MGGRYDRNTFDEQDEVNPFANPGSVPAASNSRLSPLPPEPAGFGYGRTVDIPLDRPGSGAQDLKKKEKELQAKEADLRRREQDLKRKQDAAARAGIVIEAKNWPTFFPLIHHDIANEILVRLQRLQYIAFATYLGLVLALFWNIIAVTTAWIKGEGVTIWLLAVIYFISGVPGGYVLWYRPLYRAFRSDSAFNFGWFFLFYMLHILFCLFAAVAPPIVFKGKSLAGILPAIDVLSAQALVGIFYFIGFGLFCLESVVSIWVIQQVYMYFRGSGKADDMRRDAARGAMRAAI, from the exons ATGGGTGGTCGTTACGATCGGAACACATTCGACGAACAAGACGAAGTCAATCCTTTTGCT AATCCTGGGAGTGTTCCTGCTGCTTCGAATTCCAGACTATCGCCTTTGCCTCCCGAACCTGCTGGTTTTGGTTATGGTCGTACTGTTGACATTCCTCTTGACAGACCAGGGTCTGGTGCACAG gatttgaaaaagaaagagaaggagctCCAAGCCAAAGAAGCTGACCTAAGACGACGAGAGCAA GATCTTAAACGAAAACAGGATGCTGCTGCCCGAG CCGGAATTGTTATCGAGGCAAAAAACTGGCCTACCTTCTTCCCCCTTATCCACCATGACATTGCAAATGAAATTCTGGTTCGTCTCCAAAGGCTACAGTATATTGCATTTGCAACATATTTGG GGTTGGTTCTCGCACTTTTCTGGAATATCATCGCCGTTACTACCGCTTGGATCAAAGGAGAAG GAGTAACAATTTGGCTTCTCGCCGTTATTTACTTCATATCGGGTGTTCCAGGAGGCTATGTGTTATGGTATCGGCCTCTCTACCGTGCCTTCAG AAGTGATAGTGCATTCAACTTTGGATGGTTTTTCTTGTTCTACATG CTCCACATACTTTTCTGCCTCTTTGCTGCAGTTGCTCCTCCTATTGTCTTCAAAGGAAAATCACTTGC GGGCATATTACCTGCAATAGATGTGTTGAGCGCTCAGGCATTGGTCGGG ATCTTCTACTTCATTGGGTTTGGGTTATTCTGTCTTGAATCAGTGGTTAGCATCTGGGTTATACAG CAAGTATACATGTACTTCAGAGGAAGCGGAAAAGCGGATGATATGAGACGGGATGCTGCAAGAGGAGCCATGAGAGCTGCCATATGA